A DNA window from Daucus carota subsp. sativus chromosome 3, DH1 v3.0, whole genome shotgun sequence contains the following coding sequences:
- the LOC108213880 gene encoding probable transcriptional regulator RABBIT EARS, whose translation MEQYSHYLMWMKHSKQYHHILNSSHFRGSSMKSWEEQAFVEDSQGPLGGFIWPPRSYSCSFCKREFRSAQALGGHMNVHRRDRARLKQSSNTTNGSQETSDSNPSNFASSAPAKASSCKEITNLPLFPEESRVEGHVETKLCVGLNFGGGGDGKKRKREAVMLPFLLKACSNEKEIDLELRLGDSSVVN comes from the coding sequence atggaGCAATACTCACACTACTTGATGTGGATGAAGCACAGCAAGCAGTACCACCACATTCTCAATTCTTCACATTTTCGGGGTTCTTCGATGAAGTCATGGGAGGAGCAGGCTTTTGTGGAGGACTCACAAGGGCCTCTTGGGGGGTTCATTTGGCCTCCCAGGTCTTATTCTTGTAGCTTCTGTAAACGAGAGTTTAGGTCAGCTCAAGCTCTTGGTGGGCACATGAATGTCCACAGAAGAGATAGAGCTAGGTTAAAGCAGAGTAGCAATACCACAAATGGGTCCCAAGAAACCTCGGATTCTAACCCTAGCAACTTTGCTTCCTCGGCTCCTGCTAAGGCCAGTTCTTgtaaagaaattacaaatctaCCCCTCTTTCCAGAAGAGTCTAGAGTTGAAGGGCATGTGGAAACAAAGTTGTGTGTTGGCTTGAActttggtggtggtggtgatgggAAGAAGCGGAAGAGAGAGGCTGTGATGCTGCCGTTTTTGTTGAAAGCTTGCTCGAATGAGAAGGAGATTGATCTTGAGCTGAGGCTTGGGGATTCGTCAGTAGTGAATTAA
- the LOC108210922 gene encoding tropinone reductase homolog At5g06060, giving the protein MASTDINSSSSAVTPTPVSRKSRWSLAGMTALVTGGTRGIGRAVVEELAELGAAVYTCSRNEEELKQRLEEWKVRGFDVGGCVCDASSVAHREELFRRVSSCFGGKLNILINNVGTNIRKGTAEYTAEEYSKIMTTNLESSYHACQLAYPLLKASGSGSLVFISSVAGLVHVGSGSIYGASKGAINQLTKNLACEWAKDNIRTNCVAPWYIRTSLVEHLLENKTFLDHVVSRTPLRRPGESEEVSSLVAYLCMPAASYITGQIISVDGGFTVNSFDGVV; this is encoded by the exons ATGGCGAGCACAGATATCAATAGCAGCTCTAGCGCCGTCACCCCCACCCCTGTTTCACGAAAATCGAGGTGGTCTCTCGCCGGAATGACCGCTCTCGTCACCGGCGGCACTCGTGGTATCGG GCGTGCTGTGGTGGAGGAATTAGCGGAGCTTGGGGCGGCAGTGTACACCTGTTCCAGGAATGAAGAGGAACTGAAACAACGTTTGGAAGAGTGGAAAGTAAGAGGTTTTGATGTTGGTGGTTGCGTCTGTGATGCTTCTTCTGTGGCCCACAGGGAGGAGCTTTTTCGAAGGGTCTCTTCTTGTTTCGGTGGAAAGCTCAATATTCTT ATAAATAATGTTGGCACAAATATCAGGAAGGGAACTGCTGAGTACACTGCTGAAGAATATTCAAAGATCATGACTACCAATTTGGAATCCTCCTACCATGCTTGTCAACTTGCTTATCCTCTGCTGAAAGCATCAGGATCAGGAAGCCTAGTGTTCATTTCATCAGTAGCTGGTTTGGTGCACGTAGGTTCTGGATCTATCTATGGAGCAAGTAAAG GTGCCATCAATCAGCTTACAAAGAATTTGGCTTGTGAATGGGCCAAAGATAACATTCGGACTAATTGTGTTGCACCATGGTACATCAGGACATCACTTGTAGAGCAT TTACTCGAGAATAAAACGTTTTTGGACCATGTAGTATCCAGAACCCCTCTGCGTCGTCCCGGAGAATCAGAAGAGGTATCATCCTTGGTGGCATACCTCTGCATGCCTGCTGCTTCTTACATCACTGGCCAGATTATTTCAGTTGATGGAGGCTTTACGGTCAATAGTTTCGACGGTGTTGTGTAG
- the LOC108210891 gene encoding probable methyltransferase PMT11, whose translation MKAVNNGGVDQLKSNACLKTTVILFISLTFFYLGKIWSQNNGDQKLIFFTTQSLLSPSKVILSPNLNKLFDLSAIISNDTASDFKTLAPVSPLSDDFVERMGVLDEAGAMTEEFSVGEFDAELVENRRSGNESEVGVFDGRVRVKRMKLCDWSLSEYIPCLDNVEAIRKLKSTKRGERFERHCPETRLNCLVRTPLGYTTTIPWPRSRDEVWFSNVPHARLAEDKGGQNWILVDKDKFRFPGGGTQFIHGADQYLDQISEMVPDIMFGGHTRVALDVGCGVASFGAFLFSRNVLTMSVAPKDVHENQIQFALERGVPAMEAAFATRRLLYPSQAFDLIHCSRCRINWTRDDGILLLEIDRMLRGGGYFVWAAQPVYKHEPVLQKQWEEMVSLTTRICWNLVKKQGYIAIWQKPVNNTCYLSREQGTQPPLCEPDDDPDNVWYTDLKACISPLPKTGYGTKVTKWPARLYEPPDRLQSIKIDAYLSRKELFMAEFNYWNETIASNIRGLHWKRFLRRNVLDMKAGYGGFAAALIENNPDCWVMNVVPVSGPNTLPVIYDRGLLGVMHDWCEPFDTYPRTYDFLHASGLFSIERKRCNITNIMLEIDRILRPLGRIYIQDSLSLMDELQQIGRSLGWGIAVRETYEGPYESYRIMIGKKRMLKK comes from the exons ATGAAGGCAGTTAATAATGGCGGCGTCGATCAGTTAAAATCAAATGCGTGTCTCAAAACAACTGTAATTCTCTTCATTTCACTCACCTTCTTTTACCTAGGTAAAATCTGGTCACAAAACAACGGTGATCAGAAGCTAATTTTCTTCACGACTcaatctctcctctctccctccAAAGTCATTCTCTCTCCcaatctcaacaaactctttGATCTCTCCGCGATTATTAGTAATGACACGGCGTCCGATTTCAAAACCCTGGCTCCGGTATCGCCGCTCTCGGATGATTTTGTGGAGAGGATGGGGGTGTTGGATGAGGCCGGAGCGATGACGGAGGAGTTTAGTGTGGGCGAGTTTGATGCGGAGCTTGTGGAGAATCGGAGGAGTGGGAATGAGAGTGAGGTTGGGGTTTTTGATGGGAGGGTTAGAGTTAAGAGAATGAAGTTGTGTGATTGGAGTTTGAGTGAGTATATTCCGTGTTTGGATAATGTGGAGGCGATTAGGAAGTTGAAGTCGACCAAGAGAGGGGAGAGGTTTGAGAGGCATTGTCCCGAGACGAGGTTGAATTGTTTGGTTAGGACGCCTTTGGGTTATACGACGACGATTCCCTGGCCGAGAAGTCGGGATGAG GTATGGTTTAGCAATGTTCCTCATGCACGTTTGGCTGAAGATAAAGGCGGTCAGAACTGGATTCTAGTAGATAAAGACAAGTTTAGGTTTCCAGGCGGTGGAACACAATTTATACATGGGGCCGATCAGTACCTGGATCAGATTTCCGAG ATGGTTCCTGATATTATGTTTGGAGGTCATACACGGGTTGCTTTAGATGTTGGATGTGGTGTTGCAAGTTTCGGTGCTTTTTTATTTTCACGGAATGTTCTTACTATGTCAGTAGCTCCAAAAGATGTTCATGAAAACCAGATACAATTTGCATTGGAACGGGGTGTTCCTGCAATGGAAGCTGCTTTTGCAACACGGCGTTTGTTATATCCTAGTCAGGCTTTTGACCTAATACATTGCTCAAGATGTAGAATTAATTGGACACGCGATG ATGGAATCTTGCTACTAGAGATTGACAGAATGCTTCGGGGAGGAGGTTATTTTGTTTGGGCAGCACAACCTGTCTATAAGCATGAACCAGTTCTACAGAAACAGTGGGAAG AAATGGTTAGCCTCACTACCCGAATATGCTGGAATCTTGTGAAGAAGCAGGGATATATTGCAATATGGCAGAAGCCTGTTAACAACACCTGTTATCTAAGCCGGGAGCAAGGTACACAGCCACCATTGTGCGAACCTGATGATGATCCAGATAATGTTTG GTACACTGACTTAAAGGCGTGTATTAGTCCACTACCTAAGACTGGATATGGAACTAAAGTTACCAAATGGCCTGCACGGTTATATGAGCCTCCTGACAGACTTCAGAGTATAAAGATTGATGCCTATTTATCCAGAAAGGAGCTTTTTATGGCAGAATTTAACTACTGGAATGAGACAATAGCCAGCAATATCCGTGGTTTACACTGGAAAAGGTTCTTACGTAGAAATGTGCTGGACATGAAAGCTGGTTACGGAGG ATTCGCAGCAGCATTAATAGAAAATAATCCGGATTGTTGGGTTATGAACGTTGTTCCTGTTAGCGGGCCCAACACCTTGCCTGTTATATATGATCGTGGACTTCTGGGAGTTATGCATGACTG GTGTGAGCCTTTCGATACTTACCCAAGAACCTACGATTTCCTACATGCATCTGGCCTGTTCTCTATTGAAAGAAAAAG ATGCAACATCACTAACATTATGTTAGAGATAGACCGGATACTAAGACCCTTAGGACGAATATATATTCAGGATTCTCTCTCACTTATGGATGAACTCCAACAAATAGGGCGCTCCCTCGGTTGGGGCATAGCTGTGCGGGAGACATACGAGGGTCCTTATGAAAGTTACAGGATCATGATCGGTAAAAAACGCATGTTAAAGAAATAA